The following coding sequences are from one Paracoccus alcaliphilus window:
- the nth gene encoding endonuclease III — protein sequence MAKTRSIPPALPFADQVAIFSRLAESNPTPETELNFTNPYTLVVAVALSAQATDVGVNKATRGLFAIADTPQKMLDLGLEGVTEHIKTIGLFRQKAKNVIAMSRILVEDYGGEVPDSRSALMSLPGVGRKTANVVLNSAFGHSSQAVDTHIFRVGNRTRIAPGRDVDEVERAIEDNVPVRFQQHAHHWLILHGRYICQARRPRCAVCIINDLCPYEEKTG from the coding sequence ATGGCCAAGACCCGCTCCATCCCGCCCGCCCTTCCGTTCGCCGATCAGGTCGCGATCTTCTCGCGGCTGGCCGAATCCAACCCAACCCCGGAAACAGAGCTGAACTTCACCAACCCCTATACGCTGGTGGTGGCGGTGGCGCTGTCGGCGCAGGCGACCGATGTCGGAGTGAACAAGGCGACCAGAGGTCTGTTCGCGATTGCCGACACGCCGCAGAAGATGCTGGATCTGGGGCTGGAGGGCGTGACCGAGCACATCAAGACCATCGGCCTGTTCCGGCAGAAGGCGAAGAACGTGATCGCCATGTCGCGCATCCTGGTCGAGGATTACGGCGGCGAGGTCCCCGACAGCCGAAGCGCGCTGATGAGCCTGCCGGGCGTCGGTCGCAAGACCGCCAATGTGGTGCTGAACAGCGCCTTCGGCCATTCTTCGCAGGCAGTGGACACGCATATCTTCCGCGTCGGCAACCGCACCCGGATCGCGCCGGGCCGCGATGTCGATGAGGTCGAGCGCGCCATCGAGGACAATGTTCCGGTCCGCTTTCAGCAACATGCCCATCACTGGCTGATCCTGCATGGCCGCTATATCTGTCAGGCGCGGCGCCCGCGCTGCGCGGTCTGCATCATCAACGACCTGTGCCCCTATGAGGAGAAGACCGGATGA
- a CDS encoding OmpA family protein gives MNLRITTILASSGLLVLGACADPSATGGANTDMSRTTQGAIAGSVAGAVLGAATAGSDRGQSAARGAVLGGVAGAVAGNMMDRQAQALQQSISNPNIQIVNHGDHLQVIMPEGILFATSSAAVSGAAQNDLYAVARNLNQYPNTVVEVVGHTDNTGSAALNRDLSQRRAQSVAGILSAAGVASNRIATTGRGFDQPIASNATAEGRAQNRRVEILIRPTR, from the coding sequence ATGAACCTCCGCATCACCACCATTCTGGCCTCTTCGGGGCTGCTCGTGCTGGGCGCCTGCGCCGATCCTTCGGCCACCGGCGGCGCCAATACCGACATGAGCCGCACAACGCAGGGCGCCATTGCCGGCAGCGTCGCGGGTGCCGTGCTGGGTGCCGCCACCGCCGGCAGCGACCGGGGCCAAAGCGCCGCGCGCGGCGCGGTTCTGGGCGGTGTGGCGGGTGCCGTCGCGGGCAACATGATGGACCGGCAGGCCCAGGCGTTGCAGCAGTCGATCAGCAATCCGAACATCCAGATCGTCAACCACGGCGATCACCTGCAGGTGATCATGCCCGAGGGCATCCTGTTCGCCACCTCTTCGGCCGCTGTCTCGGGTGCGGCGCAAAACGATCTTTATGCCGTGGCGCGCAACCTGAACCAGTACCCCAACACCGTGGTCGAAGTGGTGGGCCATACCGACAACACCGGCAGCGCCGCGCTCAACCGCGATCTGTCGCAGCGCCGCGCGCAATCGGTCGCGGGCATCCTCAGCGCGGCAGGCGTCGCCTCGAACCGCATTGCCACCACCGGGCGCGGATTCGACCAGCCGATCGCCTCGAACGCCACCGCCGAGGGGCGCGCCCAGAACCGCCGGGTCGAAATCCTGATCCGCCCGACGCGCTGA
- the mltG gene encoding endolytic transglycosylase MltG, with the protein MWRNIASNFLTLAIVLLIAAAAAVAWARQEFTGPGPSQVAQCVQVAPGASLNAVSQQLADQGAISNAYIFRAGADYMGKAGQLKFGSYLMQPGASMEDIIGTVTAGGPSTCGTEVIVLVGVRETNILLRDMNSETGAYEEMARYNPASAERPEVIAEAEDRDDLRLRVVMAEGVTSWQVVEALKAAEFLSGEVSELPAEGSLAPDTYAVNKGDDRAAILAEMARRQEAILAAEWEARPFGLPYDNPQEALIMASIVEKETGVASERPQVASVFVNRLERGMRLETDPTVIYGVTGGQGILDRGLRRSELNTVTPYNTYRVDGLPPTPIANPGRAAIHAALNPDTTDYIFFVADGTGGHAFSRTLEEHNAAVARWREIERQRGEPADSPVQGDG; encoded by the coding sequence ATGTGGCGCAATATCGCCTCGAACTTCCTGACGCTGGCGATCGTTCTGCTGATTGCCGCCGCCGCCGCCGTTGCCTGGGCGCGGCAGGAATTCACCGGACCCGGACCCAGCCAGGTGGCGCAATGCGTGCAGGTGGCGCCGGGGGCCAGTCTGAACGCGGTCAGTCAGCAACTGGCCGATCAGGGGGCGATCTCGAACGCTTATATCTTTCGCGCCGGGGCCGATTACATGGGCAAGGCGGGGCAGCTGAAATTCGGCAGCTATCTGATGCAGCCGGGTGCCAGCATGGAGGATATCATCGGTACGGTGACGGCGGGCGGGCCTTCGACCTGCGGCACCGAGGTGATCGTTCTGGTCGGTGTACGCGAGACGAACATCCTGCTGCGCGACATGAATTCCGAAACCGGCGCCTATGAGGAAATGGCCCGCTATAACCCGGCCAGCGCCGAGCGCCCCGAAGTTATCGCCGAAGCCGAGGACCGTGACGATCTGCGCCTGCGCGTCGTCATGGCCGAGGGCGTGACAAGCTGGCAGGTGGTCGAGGCACTGAAGGCGGCCGAGTTTCTGTCGGGCGAGGTGTCCGAACTGCCTGCCGAGGGCAGTCTGGCGCCGGATACCTATGCGGTGAACAAGGGCGATGACCGCGCCGCCATTCTGGCCGAGATGGCGCGGCGGCAAGAGGCGATCCTTGCGGCGGAATGGGAGGCGCGGCCTTTCGGGCTGCCCTATGACAATCCGCAGGAGGCGCTGATCATGGCCTCGATCGTCGAGAAGGAAACCGGCGTCGCGTCCGAACGCCCGCAGGTGGCCAGCGTTTTCGTCAACCGGCTGGAGCGGGGGATGCGACTGGAGACCGACCCGACGGTGATCTATGGCGTGACCGGCGGGCAGGGGATCCTTGACCGCGGATTGCGGCGGTCGGAACTGAACACGGTGACGCCCTATAACACCTATCGCGTCGATGGTTTGCCGCCCACGCCGATTGCCAATCCGGGACGGGCCGCGATCCATGCGGCGCTGAACCCGGATACGACGGATTACATCTTCTTCGTCGCCGATGGGACTGGGGGGCACGCGTTCTCTCGTACATTGGAGGAACATAACGCCGCCGTGGCCCGCTGGCGCGAGATCGAGCGGCAGCGCGGCGAGCCTGCCGACAGTCCGGTGCAGGGCGACGGCTGA
- a CDS encoding adenosine kinase, producing the protein MTTPYVIGIGNAVMDVIAPTDEARLQALGVQKGIMQLIERERSEYLMAAQADDHGPGRAQSRLVPGGSVANTLAGIGMLGLKTAFIGRVADDPLGLSYAEQTEGAGTVFVNPPVAGEQLPTSRSIIFVTPDGERSMNTYLGISAELGPDDVNPAVFQGAGWLFLEGYLFDKPKGKEAFLKAADACHAAGGRAGIALSDPFCVDRHREDFRRLVAGPMDYVIGNQQEWTALYQTDTLDEALSQAVADCGTVICTRSGQDAILIRDGERISAPVNPVVPVDATGAGDQFAAGLIYGLATGAPLEVAGRMACMAAAEVIGHVGPRPERDLRTDFRAARLI; encoded by the coding sequence ATGACCACCCCCTATGTGATCGGCATCGGCAATGCGGTGATGGACGTGATCGCGCCGACCGACGAGGCGCGGTTGCAGGCGCTTGGCGTGCAGAAGGGAATCATGCAGCTGATCGAGCGCGAGCGGTCGGAATATCTGATGGCGGCGCAGGCGGACGATCACGGGCCGGGACGGGCGCAGTCGCGGCTGGTGCCCGGCGGCTCGGTTGCCAATACGCTGGCCGGGATCGGAATGCTGGGGCTGAAGACCGCCTTCATCGGCCGGGTCGCGGATGACCCGCTGGGACTGTCCTATGCCGAACAGACCGAGGGCGCGGGCACGGTCTTCGTCAATCCGCCGGTGGCCGGCGAGCAATTGCCGACATCGCGCAGCATCATCTTCGTCACACCGGATGGAGAGCGGTCGATGAACACCTATCTGGGCATCTCGGCAGAGCTTGGGCCGGATGACGTGAACCCCGCTGTGTTCCAGGGGGCGGGCTGGCTGTTTCTGGAAGGCTATCTGTTCGACAAGCCGAAGGGGAAAGAGGCTTTTCTCAAGGCGGCCGATGCCTGCCACGCGGCGGGCGGGCGCGCGGGAATCGCGCTGTCCGATCCCTTCTGTGTCGACCGCCACCGCGAGGATTTCCGCAGACTGGTCGCCGGTCCGATGGACTATGTCATCGGAAACCAGCAGGAATGGACTGCTCTTTACCAGACCGACACCCTCGATGAGGCATTGAGCCAGGCTGTCGCGGATTGCGGCACGGTGATTTGCACCCGCTCGGGTCAGGATGCAATCCTGATCCGCGATGGCGAACGCATCAGCGCGCCGGTAAACCCGGTGGTGCCGGTCGATGCCACAGGGGCCGGCGATCAGTTCGCCGCTGGCCTGATCTATGGCCTGGCAACCGGCGCGCCGCTGGAGGTCGCTGGCCGCATGGCCTGCATGGCCGCCGCCGAAGTGATCGGCCATGTCGGCCCGCGCCCCGAACGCGACCTGCGCACCGATTTCCGCGCGGCCCGCCTGATCTGA
- the fabF gene encoding beta-ketoacyl-ACP synthase II — MRRVVVTGLGMVTPLASGVEATWERLLAGQSGAGPITRFDAKDVVTQYACEIPVGDGSDGSFNPDDWMEPKDRRKVDDFILYGMAAATQAVKDSGWQPEDEEGRLRTGVMIGSGIGGLTSIAETAVLIKERGPKRVSPFFIPGALINLVSGQVSIRFGFKGPNHAVVTACSTGAHAIGDAARLIMLGDADVMVAGGAEAPICEIGIAGFNACKALSTKRGDDPKAASRPYDVDRDGFVMGEGAGVVVLEEYEHAKTRGAKIYAEVLGYGLSGDAYHITAPSEDGDGGFRAMQNALRSAGLAPEQIDYINAHGTSTMADTIELNAVERLLGDHAGDVVMSSTKSSIGHLLGAAGAVEAIFCTLAIRDQICPPTINLDNPAVTPRLDLAANAAVRRKVDVALSNSFGFGGTNACLILGRVAD; from the coding sequence ATGCGCAGGGTTGTTGTCACCGGACTGGGGATGGTCACGCCTTTGGCTTCGGGTGTCGAGGCGACGTGGGAACGTCTGCTGGCGGGACAATCCGGGGCCGGGCCGATCACGCGCTTCGATGCGAAGGATGTCGTGACGCAATATGCCTGCGAGATTCCTGTAGGCGATGGCAGTGATGGCAGCTTCAATCCAGATGACTGGATGGAGCCGAAGGACCGGCGCAAGGTCGATGATTTCATCCTTTATGGCATGGCCGCGGCGACGCAGGCGGTGAAGGATTCCGGCTGGCAGCCCGAGGATGAGGAGGGCCGCTTGCGGACCGGCGTCATGATCGGGTCGGGCATTGGCGGGCTGACCTCGATCGCCGAGACTGCGGTGCTGATCAAGGAGCGTGGGCCGAAGCGGGTCAGCCCCTTCTTCATTCCCGGCGCGCTGATCAACCTTGTCTCGGGGCAGGTGTCGATCCGCTTCGGCTTCAAGGGGCCGAACCATGCCGTCGTTACCGCCTGTTCGACCGGGGCGCATGCCATTGGCGATGCGGCGCGGCTGATCATGCTGGGGGATGCCGATGTGATGGTCGCGGGCGGCGCCGAGGCGCCGATCTGCGAGATCGGGATCGCGGGCTTCAACGCCTGCAAGGCGCTGTCCACCAAGCGTGGGGATGATCCGAAGGCGGCCAGCCGTCCCTATGACGTGGATCGAGACGGTTTCGTCATGGGCGAAGGTGCAGGCGTCGTCGTGCTGGAAGAATACGAGCACGCGAAGACGCGTGGCGCGAAGATCTATGCCGAGGTTCTGGGCTATGGTCTGTCGGGCGATGCCTATCACATCACCGCCCCCAGCGAGGATGGCGATGGCGGTTTTCGCGCCATGCAGAACGCCTTGCGCTCGGCGGGTCTTGCGCCCGAGCAGATTGATTACATCAACGCGCATGGCACCTCGACCATGGCAGACACCATCGAGCTGAACGCGGTCGAGCGGCTGTTGGGCGATCATGCGGGGGATGTCGTGATGTCCTCGACCAAGTCCAGCATCGGCCATCTGCTGGGCGCGGCGGGCGCGGTCGAGGCGATTTTCTGTACCCTTGCGATCCGTGACCAGATCTGTCCGCCGACGATCAATCTGGACAATCCCGCCGTAACGCCCAGACTGGATCTGGCCGCCAATGCCGCCGTGCGACGCAAGGTGGATGTGGCCCTGTCCAACAGCTTTGGCTTCGGCGGCACCAATGCCTGTCTGATCCTTGGCCGGGTTGCCGACTGA